ACCCAATCCGACCCCACCATAACCCGAAATCTGAAAATACTCTAAATCCGAAAATACATCGGACAGATTCAGTACCATTTTCGTGCACTAAAACCCGACCAAACTCAAACTCAACAACCCACCCAATCTGCAGTTCTAGTTGTCagtgttttatatatttttttatgaggaggggataaaGCATTCCCTGCCAACTATGGTTCCTTACCATTTTTATTTAGCACTTTAGGGTGTGATTGCTTGGGGATTTGAAaatgattttatgtttttgaaaacttaaaatttgtgggacctaccaaaatatttgattagtaggttattttttaaaactatatcctaatcagaattctaattttgtgttgtaatttagaaaacaacaattttgcattttctctgttttgtgattttttctctaaaaacttaaaatcaaaatcATAATTTGTTTGTTCTCTCTACTCCTATCATTTGTATCATtgcttgtatttatttatttttttgccaATTTTTATGATTTGAGTATGTTCCCACTAGTAATAAGGTGTTTATGGAACATTTTATGACATTTATGCACAATTCAAAAATAAGTTGTGCTGGTATTTTTATagatgacaatgcaatattgttataaatttaatcaataattattattaaattttaatttatcaatataattaaattttacttaattaaatctattgataaatcaaaatttaatattatacaacctatgtatataaaatatataaaatacaaataatattcaaattcagctgttccaatcacatattcagtttatgttatattttcaaatttaataccaatcacatattcatttttttaaaactcaaaaacagtttactgacattgaaccaatcacatttttagaaacatgattttagtcactaaatttagattttcattttagaatctcacttttcaacaatacagttttctaatcgcgaaccaatcagacccttaaTATTCCGacattaataattaaaattaaatataatattttgaaatGTTAAAAAATCGTCTAATTATTAAGTAGTATTCTTAGTTGTCAGATGCCGTCACAAGTAAATAAGAGTAAATATCTAATGGATAAAAAATTTCGTGGGCGTAATCATGTAAATACAAAGTAGGTacagttaaaaaaaaataataataattcttattgtaaattattattaaataaataatgtcactttcaaaataaatatattcCAATTCGTTAACAACAAAGTCGTTGTAGTATAGTGGTAAGTATTCCCGCCTGTCACGCGGGTGACCCGGGTTCGATCCCCGGCAACggcgtttttttttttaactttggctCTTTTTTCAAACAGTGACCACTTTAAACTTTCTTTGCCTCTTTGGGAAGTTTTAAAGAAATAATCTACTTTTTGTTTTGTTAGTACCTTGTGTTTTCTTCCCTAATAAACAACTACATTTATTAAAAGACGAATGTGACTGTCTAGTGTCTAGTGCTATTGAAATCATGTTAGATTTCTTGTTACAAAAGCAATGAGTGTTATTCGTTCACAACCAGCAAGGCGCAAGGAGAATCAACTTGAATGAAGAACACAATTTTatgagaataattttttttatgcatccTTGGAATTTCATGATTCTTGTTCTTATCAATCCAAACAGTACAATAGTCCACAAATTGTCATGTTTAGTCATTTCAAACAGTAAAAGCATAGCCATTTAGATTCAATTCAACAGAATGAGGACATAGGATAGCACAGTCTTATTCATTATGAAACGTTTTGAGAACAAAGAATGCAAAACACTTATAGCCCCACAGCTTATTTTGACTTCTTCTTGTCTACTTAATATTAAATGAGAAGCAAATTCAACAAGGGAATTAAACGTGTTTATCAAGTTTTAATAATAATCAGACTAGTTAACCATAGCCACACTACCTCTACCATATCACCTTCAGCCAAGGACTTTCACAACCAAACCCATCTCATAAGTAAAGAATGATACTGTAACACTGTTCGTACTCAAGCTTAATCTCAATAtgttttcatttaaaactgcATTAAATATAAGATGAAATGCCTGAGCCTAGAGCTAGAACATTGCAGATCATTGGACCAGACAAACCAAATGTGTTGGGAAAAGATAACCCTTTTTTTTAGCTAAACACTTGTTACAAAGAAGACCAAAGGGTTACAGAAAATGTTTTATTTCACTgagaaaaaaataaagtaaaaacaGGATCATAAGTATATGAATTTTGCAAGATTTGACATGAGCTCACCTGCTAGCTTTCTCAAAACTTGCTCTCAactattataaaattaaaagcGGCTGCAGcgaaccccaaccaaaacaattTTTACACATACATATCAAAGTGGAGCACCACTTATCAATTTTTCTAATAAATAGCAGTAACAGTAGTGATATTAGTTTTGCCTATAAGCAATATAATTAGCCAAAGCAATCAAAGGAGCTGCCTTTTGGGGATCAAAACCACAGAGATGTTCTTGGGCTTCTCTGTTCAATTTCTCAGCAAACTCTCTTGATTTCTCAATCCCCATTAGCCTTGGATAAGTAGCCTTATCAGCCACCAAGTCTTTCCCTGCTGTCTTACCCAATTCTTGAGAAGATTTGGTCACATCAAGAATGTCATCCACAACCTGAAACAGCAGCCCAATACACCTAGCGAAGCTCCTCAGTTCCTCAACTTGCTCATCAGTGCCACCACCAAGAATGGCTCCCAAAACCACCGAAGCCTCCAGAAGCGCCGCCGTCTTGTGGAGGTGGATGAACTCAAGTTGCTCAAGCCCAACATTAGCCAAACCTTCTGAATCAATATCAACCACTTGCCCAGCCACGAGTCCTTCTGACCCAATTGACTTGGCCAGCTCACCTATGGCCCGGATAATCCTGGCCGCTGGGACACCAACGGTGGAAACCGCCACGTGCTCGAAAGCATAGGCCAAGAGTGCGTCCCCGGCCAAAACGGCGACGTCTTCGCCGAAGACCTTGTGGTTAGTGGGCTTTCCACGGCGGAGGTCGTCGTTGTCCATACAAGGGAGGTCGTCGTGGATCAGAGACATAGTATGGATCATCTCGACGGCGCAGGCGGCGGGCATGGCCACGGACTCGTCGCCACCGACGAGCTCACAGGCTGAGAGACATAGCACGGGCCGAACTCGCTTCCCTCCGGCCAGGAGAGAGTAACGCATGGCTTCGTGGATCATCTGGGGCTCACGGAGCAAAACGGCAGCGTCTAAAGCTTGGTTGACTGAGTTGGCCTTCTGGACCATGTATGACTTGAAATTGAAGGTGGATTTTTGCTCTTCGTCTTCTGTAACGGCTTCTTGCTCGGTCAGGACTGCGGAAATGGATGAAAAAGATGAAGTGGGTCGTCTTTGTTTTGGGGTTTGGAATGAAAAAGGTACTTTTTTCAAAGGATGGTAGTGGAGGAGATTGAAAGTTGAGGATCTGGATCTACCTGCTTGGTTGAACATGGAACAGGTTTGAACCCATGTAAGATTCACAGAGCTCATCGTTCCTCTCCCTTTTGAATCACTTTATCTTACCAAAAATTGAAGCTTTTGATTTCGCTATGTATggcaaggaagaagaagaagtcacAGTGCCAATGGCTACTATGGTAGAAAGACCGGAGAAAAAAGAAGCTGCTTGGGAAATTTTAAAGGTTGACTTAAGAAGAGTCTACAGCATTCTCATTCTGTGAATCTGGACATCTGAGAAAATCAATAATGGAAAAAGAGGAGTAGTTGTGTTGATATTAGGAAAAAAAATGGGGTCTTTAAAAAGTGGTGAGAGCAATATAGAGAGACCaaccaaacaagaagaaaaaCATAGGACAAGGATAGGATATCGGATCAGATGGCATTATATATAACTAGAATCTCTTCTTTCcatctttttttctttaaaagaaataaaaaatgcaTTTATCACAAAATTATTTGTGATCACCCCTATGTGGCATATATGGCAAGTAGCTTATCCTTCACCCACTAATTAATACAATTTAGTATAAGACTACACACATTATATTACAGCAAATACTAAATTTTAAACAATAACAATATATTATATTAGGAAGTATTGGACACTATTTGGTACCTACTAGCAATATTCATAAATAAGAGTATTGTAATTTGAGATATCAATATTAagtattaaattaaaatatataagacttaatattatattacacTAATAATAGTATGAGGGTACTACCGGCATATCTTAGCAATactctataaataaataaataagaatattgttggtattgtttggtaacacttaaaaaaataattttttatttaattaattaaaaatttgacaattaaatataaaatatgtttagtaactctgttttttttaattaaattaaaatttattaaattttgaaaatagaatttttttatcTTCAAAAATTTTTTAAactgttttttttcttctcttatttaaatcaatacttcatattgttaaataaaaaataaaaataaaaattatcaaacgcgtttattattttttatttttaaaaataaaaaaaataattactaaacatatttttattttttaaaaataaaaaaaaattatatttctatttttatgtttaaaaaattcaaaaacaaaaattttaccttCACTAACAAGTGTGCCCAATATTATCTTACATTTAATAATGCAATTTAATATTGGATCTAATTTATTTTGGTATTCAACACCAGCCATACTCAATAAATAGAGAGTTCTCAACGGCTCTTGTTGATTTCATATTATGACTTCACTGTGAAACTTATCACACTTGATAAAATTAaagcacaaaaaataaaaatttcattttctttttatacaatacttattttttttaaatgccaaaataatatttttaggtTGATTAGTATTATCAAAATCATGAATTTGTTTTTGGAAATAACATATCACACGGAATTATTTGGTGCCAACACTTGCTAACACTATcttatcttattattattttattaaataccaATTATATatcaattatatatttatatagtaagTAATAAAATTTAAGGGTAATGGGGAGTAAAGTATGCAGCATATTATGTTATTTTATATCtggaaaaatattttaattatattttatggaAAGTTATACGGTCATCAAATATGtctatatatgatttttgttaCACTCtcctttttaaaaaatatatattacattcTTAATTTCCTTAAATGTTTAGAGAGCAATTAGTTTAattgaattttgaaaataaaatataaaaatgctCGAGTAAAATCGTCCTGAGAGAAGGTGTATATTGTAGTTAGCTAGTTTGATATTTATCAAAAATTTATGAGAGGAAATTAAACTAaatataggtttttttttttaactttgaaaaatatggtGTATTTTTTCTTAAGTGTCATATGGTATattttttttgtctatatttttatgggagtttttttcgtatatatttataatattttatttgtatattatattttattttcttataaaaTTTTAGTAGCCAGTTTTAATATGTTTTcatgttaattttataattttaatatctTTGTATTATTCTTTATcattcatattatataaaaagTTTGTttacattattttaaaaaaaaaattaagacatTCATCACcatgttttttattttcattttttcttcttttttccatttcttatcttctttaatcaacattTTCTTAACCAGCTAacactatcaaaacaattttgatttttttgtgaTAGTAATCGTATGTCACTATcatttttttagtgatgtgtaGTAAAtcgttacaactataaaaattagttttattttgtAAGTGGTGCtatagtaactggttacaactatgaaaataattttaattttttttagtaatgtaccattatcaaaatatcaactgaattgtaactagttacttggcgaatttggaagaaaaaaaaactgatatgaaaaaaataaaataaattgatcgTGAAGGAAACTGGTTACAGTTAGGTCTAAAAAAAACATAGATATGAAAAAAAGGACCAGTGGTGATGATAACCAGTTACTTAGCTAGACCTAGAAACAAATAGAATccaaacaaaaaatataaaccGATCATAATCGTAATTGTtgtattatttcatataatataatgctagattaaataatgtgacaaaatatgatttgtcacaccttgtaacatattattgagagtcacaaaattagacacatgtgtgtgcccaaatgtgaaatattttggagttacaaaatcatttacaaatttgtaactcccaaatattacccaataatgtatatattatatgttacacatttgggattggatttcacaaagtcatgatgaaatatggttgttggagacatgtttttaactcacaatgagtgtttggaggttacaaaatcatgtgggaaatgatttgggacgttttgaaaaaatgacttttttgtgcacAAAATGGCATGTGGCCGTGGCAACTGACAATCCTGGCCGCAACCAATGAGGCTGACAGCCAacttggtttttcagttttttccaaattgaacggttctaacatcccaaataacttcccaaatctccattttaattccataaacatccaattaaacattggtaacagccatgggggttggtggaatttgaaaatcaaaggatatctcaaactctataaataggagtctaatgctcacttgtatgacacattattttctatccacaaagcacttggttggaaaatacaccatagaggcttgataattcgaGAGAGTTATTtcttagagagatcccttagtgcttagagaatatgggaaataagcttttgggcaaaggttttgaaccttgttcaagttggtgatccccacttctctacactttggttgtgtgagagtttgttctttttattggttttattttcattattttgatctagttgatcttatttacttgtattaatattgttttgagtttgtaatcttcttcttctacatctttctatttacttgtattttgagcaattgagttgtaatatttctttaatcaatattatcttgtctattgtatttttgcatagagttgtattttggtttttccatatttccatagAGTATAAAAACATATTCTCTaacagtaactggttacaactaggtttgaaaaaaaaatcagatttaaaaaaaaaaaaaaagcaatcgTCATGGTACATAgttacttagtcaggtgtgaaaacaaatacagatctgaaaaaaaaaaaaaacagatcgtGATAGTAACTAGTTACAGTTAGgtctagaagaaaaaaaatcaaatatgaagtgcGAAATTAGATTTGAAATTGCAAAATcaaatgtgaaaaagaagaagaacaacaaaaaagaataataataaaaccatatctGAAATGGTAAAATcaaatgtgaaaaagaagaagaacaacaaaaagaataagaataaaACCAGATTTTAAGAAAGACGAGGAAGAAGAACCAAAGGGGCAGAGGTGCGTCGCCGGCGGGGGTGGAGATGGCATTGCCGGCGGAGGGTTTAGATGAGGGAACAAAATGGGGGAGAGAGGAAGAAATGAGAAAATAGAGAGATATTGTAAGGGAGAGAGGAGAGATTGAAAGAGAGCtttgtgtatttatgattatagtaatatattttatggaattgccatattttaaactttttttttaaaaaaaaacttaccatatgtaacgccccaactccagggatcgttacggtgtgccttgtaaacagtgctaaactcgctaatcgagtcatttggccaaaatcgtgtaactaagtaggattagcggtttagggataaaatttttggttaagatgtaacgtttcattagaacgtttaatatatatgttgggatcccgaaattataatttcagagtctattacaagaaaatatttacaacaggctgttctatgcggcaaaacaaggtttaaccctagttccttctcaacctcggtCGTGGtcgacgagcagctgcatatgtacacctcatcacctaagctctccaactcaaggatggtccagctttcttttgcctttacctgcaccacatagcacccgtgagccgaagcccagcaagaaaacacaatatagcatgatataatatcaacagtaattgtattgcttattcaggaccaacagtccaaacaaataggtgactatcacaaaagtcacaaatatggggacagcaccctttagccatgtaatgataggatcaccagggcttaacagatatcaaaagtcactaatatgggaacaacaccctttagccatgtgacgataggatcaccagggcttaacaaataagtgagcataTCACTAGATttagcaggataggtgcatggtgattagtcaccaacataaccttcccccctgactctagagtcataactatggaacagcgttccctagccatgtgacaaaagtcaccggggccatatgccctggctctgaataactagtctcagactagccaagcgcttataattttcatcgaccttctggtcggtccagcgttaataccccatatgagtcattcttgctgatatcgattagatctaatcttcatttggctcagcgttcatgacgctatgccatttctgactcttcggtcagtaaaa
The genomic region above belongs to Humulus lupulus chromosome 1, drHumLupu1.1, whole genome shotgun sequence and contains:
- the LOC133812578 gene encoding geranylgeranyl pyrophosphate synthase, chloroplastic: MSSVNLTWVQTCSMFNQAGRSRSSTFNLLHYHPLKKVPFSFQTPKQRRPTSSFSSISAVLTEQEAVTEDEEQKSTFNFKSYMVQKANSVNQALDAAVLLREPQMIHEAMRYSLLAGGKRVRPVLCLSACELVGGDESVAMPAACAVEMIHTMSLIHDDLPCMDNDDLRRGKPTNHKVFGEDVAVLAGDALLAYAFEHVAVSTVGVPAARIIRAIGELAKSIGSEGLVAGQVVDIDSEGLANVGLEQLEFIHLHKTAALLEASVVLGAILGGGTDEQVEELRSFARCIGLLFQVVDDILDVTKSSQELGKTAGKDLVADKATYPRLMGIEKSREFAEKLNREAQEHLCGFDPQKAAPLIALANYIAYRQN